A genome region from Alicyclobacillus acidocaldarius subsp. acidocaldarius DSM 446 includes the following:
- a CDS encoding class I adenylate-forming enzyme family protein: MFDFPGRTLTEERAKLYFEKGYWTNESFVDVFYEDVKKYPNFVHRDETREATYEKLWSEIESVAAHLYRMGVRKGDTVALQLPNVLDYVVAVFACARIGAIGVSLQIDLGRQAIISSMRTSRAKVWIIADYFRGESLYDMAVSLKPELPDLTHIVVQGDPERAPAGATTFASLREAGDKLGEAELEANKPEALDAFLMVFTSGTTGSPKGVVHLHANYLWAARAYAKNFGYQPEEAVLCLAPICHQTGMLAGVMMTVASGGRIMLLDRFSASRVIEWIEKYRPTYLVGAPPHVIHVANAPNLKQADTSSVKLFIYAGAPVPKAVLEQLQRDSGIKVGCMFGWSEGFLATATRPDDPLEALSSTVGFVIPGTEVRLVDEEGNDVKPGEPGEMWARGPNFSAGYYHNPEAARRQWDEEGWFHSGDILRQDENGRYIFIARADDIINRGGTKIDPKTVEDAISKHEAVQNVAVVGAPDPTLGQMTVACVILKEGAKPFTLRELRDFLAEQGLAKFQFPDRLEFMTEFPQTHSGKIKKKDLRERFRLEAEGQGANA; encoded by the coding sequence ATGTTTGACTTTCCGGGCCGCACGCTGACGGAAGAGCGTGCCAAGCTGTACTTCGAAAAGGGGTATTGGACCAACGAGTCGTTTGTCGACGTCTTTTACGAGGACGTGAAGAAGTACCCGAACTTCGTCCACCGCGACGAGACGCGTGAGGCGACGTACGAGAAACTGTGGAGCGAAATCGAGTCCGTGGCCGCCCACCTCTACCGGATGGGCGTGCGCAAGGGGGACACCGTCGCGCTGCAGCTGCCGAACGTGCTCGACTACGTCGTGGCCGTGTTCGCCTGCGCGCGCATCGGCGCCATCGGCGTGTCGCTGCAGATCGATCTCGGCCGCCAGGCCATCATCTCGAGCATGCGCACGTCGCGGGCCAAGGTGTGGATCATCGCGGACTACTTCCGCGGCGAGTCGCTCTACGACATGGCCGTAAGCCTGAAGCCCGAGCTGCCGGATCTCACGCACATCGTCGTCCAGGGCGATCCGGAGCGCGCCCCCGCGGGCGCGACGACGTTCGCCAGCCTGCGAGAGGCCGGGGACAAGCTCGGCGAGGCGGAGCTTGAGGCCAACAAGCCGGAGGCGCTCGACGCCTTCCTGATGGTGTTCACCTCGGGCACCACCGGATCGCCGAAGGGCGTGGTGCACCTGCACGCGAACTACCTCTGGGCGGCGCGGGCGTACGCGAAGAACTTCGGCTACCAGCCGGAGGAGGCCGTTTTGTGCCTCGCGCCCATCTGCCATCAGACGGGCATGCTCGCAGGCGTCATGATGACCGTCGCGAGCGGCGGGCGGATCATGCTGCTGGATCGGTTCTCCGCGAGCCGCGTGATCGAGTGGATCGAGAAATACAGGCCGACGTACCTCGTGGGCGCGCCGCCGCACGTCATCCACGTGGCCAACGCGCCCAACCTGAAGCAGGCGGACACCTCGAGCGTGAAGCTGTTCATCTACGCCGGGGCGCCGGTGCCGAAGGCCGTGCTCGAGCAACTCCAGCGCGACAGCGGCATCAAGGTGGGCTGCATGTTCGGCTGGTCGGAGGGCTTCCTCGCCACCGCCACGCGGCCGGACGATCCGCTCGAGGCGCTCTCGTCCACCGTCGGCTTTGTCATCCCGGGCACGGAGGTCCGGCTGGTCGACGAAGAGGGCAACGACGTCAAGCCGGGCGAGCCTGGGGAGATGTGGGCGCGTGGCCCGAACTTCAGCGCGGGCTACTACCACAACCCGGAGGCCGCGCGCCGGCAATGGGACGAGGAAGGCTGGTTCCACTCGGGGGACATCCTGCGCCAGGACGAGAACGGCCGCTACATCTTCATCGCCCGGGCGGACGACATCATCAACCGGGGCGGCACGAAGATCGATCCGAAGACGGTCGAGGACGCCATCTCAAAGCACGAGGCGGTGCAAAACGTCGCGGTGGTCGGCGCGCCGGATCCGACGCTCGGCCAGATGACGGTGGCCTGCGTCATCCTCAAGGAGGGCGCGAAGCCGTTCACGCTGCGCGAGCTGCGCGATTTCCTCGCCGAGCAGGGGCTCGCGAAGTTCCAGTTCCCCGACAGGCTGGAATTCATGACGGAGTTCCCGCAGACGCACTCCGGCAAGATCAAAAAGAAGGATCTGCGCGAGCGGTTTCGGCTCGAGGCCGAGGGCCAAGGAGCCAACGCGTGA
- the acpP gene encoding acyl carrier protein: MATLSREDIEARVRKVVANQLQVSESEVKPDSLFVDDLGADSLDLTELAVAFEDEFDIEIPEADFGQLSTVAGVVDYIERRLSA, from the coding sequence ATGGCAACGTTGAGCAGGGAAGACATCGAGGCGCGCGTGCGCAAGGTGGTTGCGAACCAGCTGCAGGTGAGCGAGTCCGAGGTGAAGCCGGACAGCCTGTTTGTGGACGATCTCGGCGCAGACTCTCTGGACCTCACCGAGCTTGCCGTCGCGTTTGAGGACGAGTTCGACATCGAGATCCCCGAGGCCGACTTCGGTCAGCTGTCGACGGTGGCGGGCGTGGTGGACTATATCGAGCGCCGCCTGTCCGCGTGA